In uncultured Desulfuromonas sp., the genomic stretch GGAAGCCGTTGGGATCACGCACCGCCACCATACGGGTTTCGGTGAGAAACACCAGACTGTAAGCGCCGCGCACCCGCTTCAAGGCATCAACCACACGGTCGGCCAGGCTGTCGCTCTGTGCCCGCGCCAACAGGTGGATAATGACTTCGGTATCAGCAACCGTGGAGAAAATCGAACCGAGCTGCTCCAGTTCGTTGCGCAACTCCTGGGCATTCACCAAGTTACCGTTGTGAGCGACGGCAATGCTGCCGCGCACGTAATCGACCATGATCGGTTGAATATTTTTCGGATCATTGCCGCCCGCCGTGGAATAACGCACATGGCCAATGGCATTCTTGCCCGGCAGTTTGTCAAAGACCTCGTTATTTTTAAAGGCATCGGCAACCAGACCGTTTTTACGATAGGCCCGCAGAGACACGCCATCGGAAGCGACAATACCGCAACTTTCCTGACCACGGTGCTGCAGGGCATAAAGACCAAGATAGGTCAGATTCGCCGCTTCGGGATGACCATAGATACCAAACACGCCACATTCATCTTCAAACTTGTCAAACATCGGGTGTATCTCCCTGATAAAATCAGATTTAACTTCGAGTCCGTTGCGAAATGACTCGCAGAGCCCATGGATGGGCGAGCAAAATAGTCGGGTTCACCAATGATCATCTCTGTTGGCCCGGCGATTTTGTAAGGTTTTTAAAATCACATTGTTCGAAGCCGTGCCGGCAAAAAGCAAAGGCCAGCGTTTTGCCGAAAATCATCTCCAGATCAGAGGAGATTTTCACGGATAAAAGTGACCGCATTCTGATACAGCCACAGCCCCATCCCCTCTTCCGGCAATTCTTCGCGCGTCCAACGAGGATGGTGGGTACGATGAACATAGGCTTCCGGATGCGGCATCAGGCCGAACAGACGCCCGCTGGGGTCACAAATCCCGGCAATCGCCGCCGTCGATCCATTGGGGTTGAATGGATAGTCCATGGTTGGCGCCTGATAGTCGGCATCGCAATATTTAAGCACCGTCAGATGACGCGACTCAAGTTCATCAAGAATGGCCGGAGATTCGGTGACAAACTTGCCCTCACCGTGCCGCACCGGCAGATAAATGCCTTTCAGCCCTTTGGTAAACACACAGGGGGAGTCAGGATCAACCTTAAGATAGGTCCAGCGATCCTCAAAACGGCCACCGTCGTTAAAGGTCAAGGTGGTGGTCTGAGATTGGCCGCCATCCAGAGACGGCAACAATCCCATTTTAACCATCAGTTGAAAACCATTACACACGCCCATCACCAGCTTGCCAGCGGCGACAAAAGCGCGAATCGAATCGGCTAGAGTCTGGTCGCTACCAGCGATCACGGCACTGTTGAGACGATTGGCACCGGCTTTGGCGCTGCCGAGGTCATCACCATCGAGAAAGCCACCGGCAAAGTTGAGGAAATGGTAGTCGTTGAGATCGACCTCTCCAGCCAGCAGACGGGAGATGTGAACAATATCAGCGACGTCTGCACCGGCCAGACGGCAGGCGTTAGCGACTTCGCGCTCACAGTTGGTTCCGTTTCCGGAAATGACAATTGCCCGAACCTGTTGTGCCATATTACATCTCCCTCAGAGGCGCTTGCCAGGCCTCTTTTAAGACAGCGTTGTCACGATCAATAATCACCGAACCATCAAGGCCAGTCACTTTCAGGCGGGGTTGCTCAGTCACCTCACCGAGCACACTGACCTCCTGACCGGCGAACAGTTTCTCAAACTCTTCAGCCTTGTCCGGCGCTACGGTCACCAGCAGGCGACTCTGCGATTCAGAATAGAGGATCTCCACATCACTGAGCGTGCCGTCACAACGGACCTGACTCAAATCAATATCAACACCAAAGCCACCGGCAAACGCCGCTTCGGCAGCCGCCACGCCAAGACCGCCGTCAGACAGGTCATGACAGGAGGCAATCAGGCCAGCCTGCTGTGCGCGATTCAGGGTGCGATAACGCAGCAAAGCCGTTTTCGCATCGACGGTCGGCACGCTGTTGCCGACAAATCCGAGCTGGGTGTAGAGCTCCGAGGCACCGAGTTCGGCTTTAGTCATGCCGAGCAGGTAGACCTTATCGCCGGGGCGCTTGACATCCATGCTTACGGTCTGGCGCACATCATCCACCTTGCCGATCACCGAGAACAGCACCGTCGGCGGGATGGAGATCTTGGTGTCGCCGATCTGGTAATCGTTTTTCATCGAGTCCTTGCCGGAGATCAGCGGCACGCCGAAGGCCAGGCAGTACTCGTAGAGGGCTTTGTTGGCACGCACCAGTTGGGCAGCCTTGTATTCACCGTCCGGTGTGCGCTCGCTCTTGACCGGATCACACCAGCAGAAGTTATCAAGACCGGCCACGTGATCGATGTTG encodes the following:
- a CDS encoding phosphoribosylformylglycinamidine synthase subunit PurQ, which produces MAQQVRAIVISGNGTNCEREVANACRLAGADVADIVHISRLLAGEVDLNDYHFLNFAGGFLDGDDLGSAKAGANRLNSAVIAGSDQTLADSIRAFVAAGKLVMGVCNGFQLMVKMGLLPSLDGGQSQTTTLTFNDGGRFEDRWTYLKVDPDSPCVFTKGLKGIYLPVRHGEGKFVTESPAILDELESRHLTVLKYCDADYQAPTMDYPFNPNGSTAAIAGICDPSGRLFGLMPHPEAYVHRTHHPRWTREELPEEGMGLWLYQNAVTFIRENLL